The Pseudodesulfovibrio senegalensis genome contains the following window.
CCTATTCCCATGATTCGTGGAAGGCTTCCATTGCCGAGGCCTTGGACGTGGCCCGGGCGCAGGGGCTGGAGAGGGTGGTCTTCACCACCGGCCGCAGGAGCGAACGCTTTTATGCCGAGCGTTATCCGGACACGCCGGAGCTGGCCATGGTGCAGGCCGCTGATTTTTTCGCCTTTTCCATGCGCGCGGCAGCCGAGCGCGGTTTTGCCGAGGTGCGCTGGGCCATGTTTTTCGGCAAGCTGGTCAAGCACGCGCAGGGGCTTGAATACACGCACGCCAAAACGCATCCCGTTGATTTCGCCATGCTTTCAGATAGTTGCGCACAGGCCGGAATAGCCCCGGAGCTGGCACGCCAAGCCGCCGGAGCCAATACCGCGCGGCAGGTGCTGGAGTCCGTGGCCCATGACCCGGCCCGCGCCGACCTGCTGTCTCTGCTTGTGGAAAGAGCTGTCCATGCTGCGCGATCCTTTGCCCCGACCCTGTCCGTGGGGTATGCCGTGTTTGATTTCGACGCCTCCCTGCTTTTGGAGCGTGTGCCTTGAGCGCCCGGCTCGGCTTTGAGCTGGTGCGCTGCTGACGTTCGGGCCAGCCCGGACAGCCCGGCCTTTCCTGCCTTGAGGCCGCATGGCCTTTTTCGTTGTGTCGCCGTGCGTTCGCTTGGCTTTCGGTTGCGAATGCAGTACCATCCCCAACCTTATGGAACGCAGGAAAACACGAACCATCAGCGTCGGCGGAGTCGGCATCGGCGGGAGCAATCCGGTCCGCGTGCAGAGCATGTGCAACACGGACACCCGCGACGTGGCCGCAACAGCCGCGCAGGTCCGCCAACTGGCCGAGGCCGGGTGCGAGATCGTGCGTCTGGCCGTGCCGGACATGAAGGCCGCCCGCGCGTTGGAAGCCATCCGCTTCCAGTCGCCGGTGCCGCTCATTGCGGACATTCATTTCGACTATCGGCTGGCTCTGGCTTCACTGGATGCGGGCATGGACGGTTTGCGCATCAACCCCGGCAACATCGGGGGCGAGGACAAGGTTGATGCCGTGGTCCGTGCGGCCGCGGACCAGGGCGCGCCCATCCGCATCGGCGTGAACGGCGGTTCGCTGGACAAGACCCTGCTGGCCAAGTACGGCGGTCCCACGCCCGAGGCCATGGTGGAAAGCGCCATGGAGCACATTGCCCTGCTGGAGGCGCGCGACTTTCACCAGACCAAGATTTCGCTCAAGTCCTCCTCTGTGCTGACCACGGTGCGGGCTTACGAGCTGCTGGCCGAAAAGGTGGATTACCCGCTGCACATCGGTATCACCGAGGCCGGAACGCTGGTTCGCGGCGCGGTCAAGTCGTCCGTGGGGCTGGGCATCCTGCTGTGGCAGGGGCTGGGCGACACGTTGCGCGTCAGCCTGACCCACGATCCCGTGGCAGAACCCGGCGTGGCATGGGAAATCCTGCGTTCACTGGGCCTGCGCCAGCGCGGCCCGGAGATTGTTTCCTGCCCCACCTGCGGCCGCACCGAGATCGATCTCATCGGGCTGGCCGACAAGGTGGAGGAAGCCCTGCGCGGGGTGGACGAGGTTTTCACCGTGGCGGTCATGGGCTGCGTGGTCAACGGACCGGGCGAGGCGCGCGAGGCCGACATCGGCATTGCGGGCGGCCGCGGTCTGGGCATGATTTTCAAAAAGGGCGAGGTTATTCGCAAGGTCAAGGGCGATGCAAACCTTCTGCCCGAATTCATGAAAGAAATAGATGCGTTTCTGCAAGAAAGGAGAAACAACGGATGAAGTTGTCCCGGTATTATATTCCCACTCTCAAGGAGGCCCCTTCCGAGGCCGAAGTGGTTTCCCACAAGCTGTTGATCCGCGCGGGCATGATCCGCAAGCTCACCAGCGGCATTTACAACTACCTGCCGCTCGGCCTGCGCAGCGTCAACAAGGTGGCCAACATCGTGCGCCGGGAAATGGACCGGGCCGGGGCACTGGAAGTGCTCATGCCCTCGGTGCAGCCCGCGGACCTGTGGCAGGAGACCGGCCGCTGGGACTACTACGGCAAGGAACTGCTGCGTTTCAACGACCGCCACGGCCGTGACTACTGTCTCGGTCCCACGCACGAGGAAGTCATCACCGATCTGGTGCGCGGCGAGGTGCGGTCCTACAAGCAGTTGCCCCTGAATCTTTATCAGGTGCAGACCAAGTTCCGCGATGAAATCCGTCCCCGGTTCGGGCTCATGCGCGGCCGTGAATTCATCATGAAAGACGCCTATTCCTTTGACAGGGACGAGGCCGGGGCCGAGGAATCCTACTGGATCATGTTCGAGGCCTACAAGAAGGCCTTTGCGCGTATCGGCCTGCGCTTCAAGCCCGTGCAGGCGGATTCCGGGGCCATCGGCGGCGACTTTTCCCACGAGTTCATGGTGCTGGCCGACACGGGCGAGGACACCATCGCCTCCTGCTCGGCCTGCGATTTCGCGGCCAACCTCGAAAAGGCCAAGGTGGTCGAATCGGGCGAGGTGTGCGAGGATGCCTGCGCCGAACTTGAAGAAGTCGCCACGCCGGACAAGCACACCGTGGAAGAGGTCTGCGAATTTCTGGGCGTTGACCCTGCCGCGCTGGTCAAGACGCTGCTGTTCGTTGTGGACGGCGAGCCTGTGGCAGCGCTGGTTCGCGGTGACCGCGAAATCAACGACGCCAAGTTGCGCAACCTGCTGGGCGGCAACGAGATCGACATGGCCGACGAAGCCATGGTCCGCGAGTTGACCGGCGCTCCCGTGGGTTTTGCCGGGCCGCACGGCCTCAAGAAGGGTGTGCGCATCGTGGCGGACAACGAATTGCGCTACGCCACGGACTGGATTGCGGGCGGCAACAAGGCCGATACCCATGTGCGGCATCTGTCCCTTTCGCGCGATTGCGAGGTGGAGCAGTATGCCGATCTGCGGGTCATCACCGAATCCGATCCCTGCCCGGAATGCGGCGCGGCCATCGAGTTCACCAAGGGCATCGAAGTGGGCCATGTCTTCAAGCTCGGCACCAAGTATTCCGAGAAGATGGGCGCCACTTTCCTGGACGAGAACGGCAAGGACCAGACCATGATCATGGGCTGCTATGGCATCGGTATCTCGCGCATCGTGGCCTCGGCCATCGAGCAGAACCACGATGAAAACGGCTGCATTTTCCCGCCGTCCATCGCACCGTTCGAGGTCTGCCTGATTTCGCTGGGCGGCAAGGACGAGGCCGTGAACGAAAAGGCGCTGGAACTGTACGAAGCTGTTCAGGACATGGACGTGGACATCTGCTACGACGACCGCAAGGAACGCCCGGGCGTCAAGTTCGCGGACGCCGACCTGATCGGTTATCCCATGCAGCTGGTGCTGGGCGGCAAGGGTCTCAAGAACGGCATTGTCGAGGCCAAGGACCGCAAGTCCGGCGAGCGCATCGAGCTGCCGCTGGACGGATTTGCCGAAGCCTTTGCCCAGTGGCGCGAGTCCATCTGGCAGGCTTGGGGTTTGAAATAAGGAAGTAGGAGGCTGGGGGAAAACCTTTTGGAAACGGTTTTCCTCCGGCCCCCCCTTTCCCAAACGTTTTGGCGGCATTGCGTTGGGCGCAATGCATGGGGCAGGCATCATGACCATCGAAGGGGCCGTTGGATTGGCCGTGGCTTCATTTCTTTTTGCGCTGTTGCCCGGACCGGGCGTGACCGCGCTCATCGCCCAGAGCCTTGCCCGCGGTTTCGGCACGGGCGTGTTCTGGGGAGCCGGATTGGTCATGGGCGATTTCGTGTATCTCATGCTGGCCATGTTCGGCATGGGCTGGGTGGCCTCCACCATGGGCGACGCCTTCGTGATTCTCAAGTTCGCGGGTTCGGCCTATCTCATCTATCTGGGCGTACGCTGCTGGCTGGCCAAGCCGCCCGCGAATCACGGGGAGTCTGCTGCGGCTTCCGCGCACAAGGGCTATGCCCGGACCCTGCTGGGCGGCATGTGCGTGAGCCTGAGCAACCCCAAGGTCATTGCTTTTTATTGCGGTTTTCTGCCCGGTTTCGTGAACATGGCGCAGCTGGACGGCGCGAACATGGCTCTGGTTGCCTGCATCATTCTGCCCACGGTGTTCGCCACCATGGTCGGTTATGCTTGGCTGGCGGGCAAGGGTCGCAGGGCCGCCGGTTCCACCCGGCTCTGGAAGCTGGTCAACCGCAGCGCCGGAGCGGTCATGATCGGCGCGGGCGTGGCCGTGGTCACCGAGTAGGGATATTTTCGGGGGAACAAAGGCACCCAAGGCCGTGACCCTGCCCCCATGAAGCGCCCAAGGCGCTGGATCGAGAAAACGTTTTGGAGATTCCAAAGAATCTTTTGGAAAAGGTTCTTTGGCCGCCGGAGGCCCGCCTTGTCTGCCATTCTTTCCGTTTCCGAACTGACCCGCGCAGTGAAAGACCTGCTGGAGGCGGAATTCCCCTTTGTCTGGGTGCGCGGGCAGGTCACCAACCTTGCCCGTCCGGCCAGCGGGCACATCTATTTTTCCCTGACAGACGGCGATGCTGTGCTGGGCACTGTCTGGTTTCGCGGAGCGCAACGGGCCACCGAGCCCGAATCCCGTGGCGGCGAGGCCGTCAATCCGCTGACCGGAGAGGTGGAGGAAAGCGTCGGTCCCGGCCTGAGCCAGCGGCTTGAAGACGGCATGGAAGTGCTCTGCGCCGGACGGCTGAACGTATTCGAGCCGCGCGGTCAGTACCAGCTTGTTGCCGAACTGGTGCAGGAGCAGGGCGTGGGCGATTTGCGCATGGCCTTTGAAGCGCTCAAGAAGAAGCTGGCGGACAAGGGGTACTTTGACGAGGACCGCAAGATGGCCGTGCCGTCCGATCCGGCGCGGGTGGCCGTGGTCACCTCGCCGCATGGCGCGGCCATACGTGACTTTTTGCGGCTGGCCGAAACGCGCGGAACCGGCGCGGAAATCCGCATTTATCCGACCCTGGTGCAGGGGGACAAGGCCCCGGAGCAGATAGCCGGGGCTCTGGACATGGTCGGTGAAGACCAGTGGGCCGAAGCGGTTGTACTCATTCGCGGCGGCGGATCGCTGGAAGACCTCTGGGCCTTCAACACCGAGCCGGTTGCGGATGCGATTTTCCGCTCGCAGGTTCCGGTGGTCTGCGGCGTGGGCCATGAGCCGGACGTTTCCATTGCGGATTTCGTGGCCGACCGGCGAGTGGCCACACCGAGCCATGCCGCGCAGGAGCTTTGGCCCCGGCGCGAGACATTGATGCAGAGCGTGGACCGGCTTGAAATTGCGCTTTCGCGCGCGTACCATGCCATGCTGCGGGACCACGAAGCCGGATTCGCCCAGTTGCGGCGGGCGCTTGTGTTGCTTTCTCCCGCCCGCAGGCTGGCCCGGCAGCAGGAGGCCTTGGAATCGTTTTGTATGCGGCTGCATGGTGCTGCGGAACGATTGGTGCGGGAAAAGAACGGCCGGGCAGCGGCGTTGGTCCAGCGGCTGGCGCGTGCGCACGGCGCGGACGTTGTGGAGCGGCGCGGGCAGCAAGTGGATGGGTTGGTACATGGGCTGCAAAATGCCATGGACCGCCTGCTGGAACGGGCTTCCGCCGGGTTTGAGACAACGGCCGCTTCCTTGGCGGCCCTGAACCCGGAGCGTCCCCTTGAGCAGGGTTATGGCCTTGTGCGGGTGCGCAACAGCGGCAAATTTCTCAGGAGTCCCGGCGAGGTCTCACCGGGCGACGTGCTGGATATCCGCGTGCGGGAAGGCTCCGTTACCGCACGGGTCACCGAAGAATCCGAGGAGAACAGATGATCGACAGGCGCATATGGACAGTGGTCGCGGCCATGGTGTTTTTGTTTGCGGGCACGGCGTTTGCCCAGTTTGGCTTGCAGGACGGGGACGACGTGACCCTGTCCACGGACGTGAACGCCACGGCTGCCGAGCCGCAGCTTATGCTGGCCGCGCCGGACGCGGTGGACGTGGGCGAGCCGTTCCTCGTGCGGTTGACCTCTTCCGCCGTGCTGGAGGAAGTGGTGGTCTACTGGCTGGGCAAGGAGGTCGTGCCCGGCATTTCCGTGTGGAACAACAAGCATATTGCCATGACCATGCTGGGGACGGACGTTCTCAATGCCAAGGCCGGTCCGGCCGATCTTGTGGTGACCGCCAGCATCGACGGCACGCGCCGGACCTTCAAGAAAAAGATCACTGTGGCGGCCAAGACGTTCCCCCGGCAGGATTTGACCCTGCCCAAGAAGATGGTCACCCCGCCCAAGGAGGTCTACGACCGCATCGCCTCGGAGCGGAAGGTCATTGCCAAGGCACGTAACACGGTCACTCCGGTGCGGCATTGGACCCTGCCGTTCCTGCGCCCGGTGGACGGCCGCGTCACCAGCGTGTACGGACTGCGGCGCTATCTGAACAAGAAACCCAAGAATCCCCACCGCGGCATGGATTTCAGCGCGCCCACAGGCACGCCCGTCAAGTGCGTTGCCGACGGTACGGTCATCCTTGAAGGCAATCATTACTACGCAGGCAACTCCGTGTATGTGGATCACGGCAACGGCGTGGTTTCCATGTATTTCCATCTGTCACAATTCAAGGTCAAACAGGGCGATACCGTGCAGCGCGGGCAGGTCGTGGGCCTTTCCGGCTCCACGGGCCGCGCGACCGGCGCGCACCTGCATCTGAGCATCGGCGTGCAGGGCAGGCTGGTGGACCCGGCTCCCCTGTTTTCACACCGGGCCGATCAACTCATTGAGTAGCCACAGCCAGGAATGCATCATTTTCACGAGGTTTTCATGATTCGCCTTCGTCCTGTTGCCCTTGCCCTTGCCCTTGTGGCGTTGACCGTTTTTTCCGCGGCTGCCCATGACGGCGTGGACGTTCGCATGCCCGCCGAAGTGGGTGTGGGACAACCCTTTCTCGTTCGTGTGGCAGCGGGTGCCGGCCTTGAAGGCCTGACTCTGTTCTGGGATGGGGTCTCGGTGGCGCCCGAGCTTGTCCGCAAGGACGGGTGCGTTTCGTCGGTCGCCATGCTGGGGACCGGACTGCGGGACAAGCCCGGCCTGTATGCGCTGGACGTGGAAACGGTTGTTCGCGGCGAAAAGCGGCGTTTTCGGAAGCTGGTGCGCGTGACGGACCATGAATATGGCACTGAAACCCTGACCGTGGCTCCCAAGATGGTCAAGCCGCCCAAAACGGTGCAGGCCCGCATCGCCGCCGAGCGCAAATTGGCCCGCGAGGCCACGTCCGTGCAAAGCCCGGCGCGCCGCTGGCATGTGCCGTTCTGCCTGCCGGTGAAGGGAAAGATGCTCAGCCGTTTCGGCCTGCGCCGGACCTTCAACGGCGATACCAAACGCCGCCACTGGGGGCTGGATTTCCGTGCCTGGCAGGGATCGCCCATCCATGCCATCGAGGCGGGCAGGGTCGTGCTGGTGGGAAATTTCTATTTTGCGGGCAACTGCGTGTATATCGATCATGGAAACGGCGTGGTCTCCATGTCCGTGCACATGTCCAAGGTGCTGGTCAAGCAGGGCGACGAGGTCCGGCGCGGCCAGAAGATCGGCCTCTCCGGAGCCACCGGGCGCGTCACGGGCGCGCATTTGCATCTTTCCGTGTTTGTGCAGGGTGTGCCCATCGACCCGGAATCGCTTTTTTTCATGCAGGAAGACGGCGGTGACGCAGTCGTGGCGCAGGAGTGATATTGCTTCAGGCATGTTTGCCGTCATCCGGCGGCCATGTTCGGAACGGAGAAAATACATTGCATGACGGAGGCTGTCGCCATGAGCGAACAGACATTTGAACAGAAATTGGAGCGGCTCAGGAGCATCGTGACCCGGCTGGAAAGCGGGGAACTGCCTCTTGAGGAAGGGGTTGCCCTGTATCGCGAGGGGCTGCAGCTGGCCAAGGCCTGCGGCGCGCAGCTGGAATCCGCGCGGCATGAGGTCAAGGTGCTGGGCGATGGCCTGCTCAAGGAGTTCGATGTATTGGAGGCCGCGGAACATGGCGGCGAACCGGAGGGCGACTAGATGACGGCCAAACAGATGCTGGCGCAACGTGCGCGGAGCGTGGAGGAATATCTTTCGCAATGCCTTGAGGAGCGCGGCATTCCGGCCCGTCTTCTGGAGTCCATGCGCTACAGCCTGCTGGCGGGGGGCAAGCGTTTGCGCCCGGTGCTGGCGCTTTCGTGGTGCGAGCTGCTGGGCGGTGATGCCGAAGCGGCCATGCCCTTTGCCGCCAGTCTGGAGTGCATCCACACCTATTCGCTGATTCACGACGATCTTCCGGCCATGGATGATGACGACCTGCGCCGGGGGCGGCCCTCCAACCACAAGCAATTTGACGAGGCCACGGCCATATTGGCCGGTGACGGCCTGCTCACCGAGGCCTTCGTGCTCATGACCGAGGCCGGGGTGAAGGGCGGCCTTGCGGCCGACCGCGTGCTCCGGGCCGTGAATGTGCTGGGCCGTGCCGCCGGGTCCGGGGGCATGGTGGGCGGACAGGCTGTGGACATGGAGTTCACGGGGCGCGAAGGTCAGGTTCCGCTTGAGGAACTGCAGCAGATGCACGCCATGAAGACCGGCGCGCTCATCACCGCGGCCTGCGAGTGCGGAGCCATTCTTTCCGGTGCCCCGGACGAGGATGTGCGCAATGCCCGTGAATATGGCCGGGCCGTGGGCGTGGCCTTCCAGATCGTGGACGACGTGCTGGACGTGGTGGGCGACGAGGCCACGCTGGGCAAGCCCGTGGGCAGCGACGAGGAACAGGGCAAGAGCACCTACCCCGCGTTGGTGGGGCTGGACAAAAGCCGCGAACTGGCGCGAGGCCATGTGGACGGTGCCGTGGGGCACCTTTGCGGATATCATGGCCCGGAAAGTGAATTTCTGACCCTTCTGGCGCGCTACATTGTGGACAGGGTTTACTGATTGGCCTACTTTGAACACCTTATGAGCAACATGGAAGAATCACGTGAACTGCTATCCGGTATTCAGTGTCCGTCAGACGTGCGGGCATTGGATTCCAAGCAGCTCCAGGCCTTGGCCGAGGAGTTGCGGCAGACCATAATACGGCAGGTTTCGGGCAGCGGCGGTCATCTGGCCCCGTCTTTGGGGGTCGTCGAGCTGACCCTTGCCCTCTACAAGGCATACGATTTCGAACAGGACAAGATCGTCTGGGACGTGGGGCATCAGGCGTATGCCCACAAATTGCTGACCGGGCGTGCCGATCGCTTTTCCTCATTGCGGCAGTTGGACGGCATCAGCGGATTTCCGCGCATGGCCGAAAGCGAATACGACCATTTCGGCGTGGGGCACTCGTCCACCTCCATTTCCGCTGCGCTGGGCATGGCCACGGCTCGCGATCTGGCCGGGGAAGACCATGACGTGGTGGCGGTGATCGGCGACGGCTCCATGACGGCCGGGCTGGCCTTTGAAGGCCTGAATCAGGCCGGGGGCATGGGCCGCAAGATGGTGGTGGTGCTCAATGACAACGAAATGTCCATATCCAAGAACGTGGGCGCGCTGTCTTCGTTTTTGAGCCGCAAGCTGTCCGCGCCGCTTTTGCAGCGGCTCAAGGACGACGTGGAAAACTGGGTTGCCAACGTGCCGGGTATCGGCGGGGATCTGGCCACCTATGTGAAGCGTTCCGGTGATTCGCTCAAGTCGTTTTTCACGCCCGGCATGTTGTTCGAGGCCTTTCAGTTCACCTATGTCGGGCCTATCGACGGCCACAACATTGATGAAATGACCAAGGTTTTCGAGCAGGTGCGCCGCATCAACAAGCCGGTTCTGGTGCATGTGCTGACCAAGAAGGGCAAGGGGTACGAGCCCGCGGAAAACAACCCCACCTATTTTCACGGCGTGGGCCGGTTCGAGCCGGAAACCGGTCTTGCGCGCAAGTTTCCGGGCGCGGCCTACCCGTCCTACACGGAAATCTTCGGCAACATGCTCTGTCGCATCGCGGACCGGGACGAGAAGGTGGTGGCCATTACCGCGGCCATGCCCGAAGGCACCGGAACCAGTTGTTTCCGGGAGCAGCATCCCGAGCGGTTCGTGGACGTGGGCATCTGCGAGCAGCACGCCGTGACGTATGCGGCCGGGCTGGCCTCGCAGGGATTCAAGCCCGCAGTGGCCATCTATTCCACGTTCCTGCAGCGTTCCTACGATCAGGTAATTCATGACGTGTGCCTGCAGAATCTCAATGTGAAACTTTTCCTTGATCGCGGCGGACTTGTGGGCGAGGACGGGGCCACGCACCATGGCGCGTTCGACATGAGTTATCTGCGCCATATTCCGAATCTGGTATTCATGGCGCCCAAGGACGAGGCAGAACTGGCCCGCATGATGGTTACGGCCTTTGAATTGGACGGCCCCGTGGCCGTGCGCTACCCGCGCGGCACAGGTGTGGGCGCGGACGTGGACCCGGAGCCGGAAGTCATTCCCGTGGGGCAGGGTGAAACCTTGCGCACGGGCAGGGACGCTCTGGTGATCACGCTGGGGTCGCGGGTGTATCCCTGCATGGAAGCGGCCCTTGAGCTGGCGGAGGAAGGCCTTGAAGCCACGGTGTTCAACGCCCGGTTCATCAAGCCGCTGCCCGAGGAAATGCTGCGCGAGCTCGTGGCGGACCACGACAGCGTTTTGATCGTGGAGGAAAACGCGCTGCCCGGCGGTTTTGGCTCCGCGGTGCTGGAATTCCTGAGCGACAATGCCTTGCTGGGCGGCCGCACGGTCAGAAGGCTCGGGTTGCCCGACGCCTTTGTGGAACACGGTACGCAAAAGCAACTGCGTTCCTTTGTTGGCATTGACAAACAGGGCATCAAGAATGCGCTCAAGGAAATGGTTGGATCCTGATCCATCCCATATAGTCGCAAAAAAGGCCGTCCCCTTTCCGGAGACGGCCTTTTCTTTTGCCTGAGGTGCGGTCTTAACGGCCGCAGCATTTCTTGTATTTCTTGCCGGAACCGCAGGGGCACGGTTCGTTGCGGCCTACCTTGGCTTCGTTGCGCACGGTCTCGGGAGGCAGCATGAAGCCCTCCACGTAATACCACTGGCCGTCCTGCTTGCGAAAAATGGAGTGTTCGCGGTGTTCCTGAACCATGTTCTTTTGCTTGAACTTGGCGGCAAAGGCCACTTCGCCTTCGTCGTCCTTTTCGGTTCCCTTGCGCGTTTCCAGAATGGTCAGTGCGATCCATTCCGAATTTTCGGCCCAGGTACGCACGGCTTCGTCGTCGTGCTCGGAAAGCTTTTCCGGGGCAAGGGTTTTCTTGAGGTATTCGATCTGATTCAGTGCGTAGGCCGTGTAGCGTGAGCGCATCAGAGCTTCGGCCGTGGGGGCCGGGGCGGTTCCGTCGATATATTGGCCGCAGCAGGCGTCGAGCGCCTTGCCTGACCCGCAGGGACATTGGGACATGGTGAGACTCCTTCTCGGTATTTGGCCGGACAGTACCCGAACACGGGCACTTGTCAACCGCTAAAAAATGGCGGGTTGCAGTATGGTGCCAGACCATGGCATCATATGTTCATGAGCGAAATGATTCAGATAAATGAACGGGTGTCCATCCCCAAAAAAGAACTCAGGTTCTCCTTCAGCCGCTCTCCGGGGCCGGGGGGACAGCATGTGAATACCACGGCCACGCGGGTGACGGTTTTTTTTGACGTGGAAAAAACGCGCAGCCTGACCGAATTGCAGAAAATGGTCGTGAAAGGCAAGTTGCGTCGTCGCATGGACAAAAAAGGCGTATTGCGTATCAGCGTGCATGATTTCCGGTCGCAGAACCGCAACCGTCAACTGGCCGTGGACCGGTTTGTGGAGATCATGCGCGAGGCCCTGCAAAAGGTCTCCAAGCGCAAACCCACCATTCCCACCAAGGGATCCCTGTATCGCGACAAGCGCGTAAAAAAGCGCCGGAGCCAGGTGAAGCGCATGCGACGCAAGCCGTCCATGGATGATTAGTGGGCTTCGGAAAACGTTGCAGAAATGGATGTGTGTTGTGCGGACTTTGATTCAGAATTTTCGGACAATGAAAAAGCGGCCGAAAGCATAAAGCTTTCGGCCGTTCATGTTTGTTCTCCGGCTTTGCCGGTTGCATCAGCCATTGCCGAGATCTCCGGTGACGGCTTGGACCAGGTTGCCGTTGGCATTGTAGGTGGCTGTTGCTTCTGTCTTGACAAGCTCTCGTGAAAGTTCAGGGTTTTCAAAAACCTGACGGCGCAGTCGCATCTTCTTGATGCTCTTCATTTCCTGAGCCAGGTCCTGCCTGTCCTGTGGGGGGCGGACTGCTGACATTTCGACCATAACAAACCTCCTTGTTTGTTTTTTTGTCTCATGACGTATTGTCTTTATCGACAAAAATACAAAAAACTTTAGGCCTGTTGTTTAGCGTTGAAATACAGCTGGTTAGTTTTTGTCGTCCTTCCAGTGCCACCAGTTGAGGCGGTCGGGGTCCTGCTCGTCATTGGTCACGAAATTCACGGCACAACGGAATACGT
Protein-coding sequences here:
- the dxs gene encoding 1-deoxy-D-xylulose-5-phosphate synthase, encoding MSNMEESRELLSGIQCPSDVRALDSKQLQALAEELRQTIIRQVSGSGGHLAPSLGVVELTLALYKAYDFEQDKIVWDVGHQAYAHKLLTGRADRFSSLRQLDGISGFPRMAESEYDHFGVGHSSTSISAALGMATARDLAGEDHDVVAVIGDGSMTAGLAFEGLNQAGGMGRKMVVVLNDNEMSISKNVGALSSFLSRKLSAPLLQRLKDDVENWVANVPGIGGDLATYVKRSGDSLKSFFTPGMLFEAFQFTYVGPIDGHNIDEMTKVFEQVRRINKPVLVHVLTKKGKGYEPAENNPTYFHGVGRFEPETGLARKFPGAAYPSYTEIFGNMLCRIADRDEKVVAITAAMPEGTGTSCFREQHPERFVDVGICEQHAVTYAAGLASQGFKPAVAIYSTFLQRSYDQVIHDVCLQNLNVKLFLDRGGLVGEDGATHHGAFDMSYLRHIPNLVFMAPKDEAELARMMVTAFELDGPVAVRYPRGTGVGADVDPEPEVIPVGQGETLRTGRDALVITLGSRVYPCMEAALELAEEGLEATVFNARFIKPLPEEMLRELVADHDSVLIVEENALPGGFGSAVLEFLSDNALLGGRTVRRLGLPDAFVEHGTQKQLRSFVGIDKQGIKNALKEMVGS
- a CDS encoding YchJ family protein, which encodes MSQCPCGSGKALDACCGQYIDGTAPAPTAEALMRSRYTAYALNQIEYLKKTLAPEKLSEHDDEAVRTWAENSEWIALTILETRKGTEKDDEGEVAFAAKFKQKNMVQEHREHSIFRKQDGQWYYVEGFMLPPETVRNEAKVGRNEPCPCGSGKKYKKCCGR
- the arfB gene encoding alternative ribosome rescue aminoacyl-tRNA hydrolase ArfB codes for the protein MSEMIQINERVSIPKKELRFSFSRSPGPGGQHVNTTATRVTVFFDVEKTRSLTELQKMVVKGKLRRRMDKKGVLRISVHDFRSQNRNRQLAVDRFVEIMREALQKVSKRKPTIPTKGSLYRDKRVKKRRSQVKRMRRKPSMDD